The region GGCCAGGGAAACTTCGGTTCCGTGGACGGGGATTCGGCGGCGGCGATGCGGTATACGGAGGCGCGCCTCTCCCCCCTCGCTCTCGAGCTCTTGCGCGACATCCACAAAGACACGGTGGACTTTCGCGACAACTTCGACGCCTCGCGCAAGGAGCCCGTCGTCCTCCCCGCCCGGTTTCCCAACCTGATCGTGAACGGGTCGCAGGGAATCGCCGTCGGGATGGCCACGAACATCCCGCCGCACAACCTGGGAGAAGCCATAGACGCCGTACTCCTCCTCATGGAGCGGCCCGATGCTTCTCTCGCGGAGATCCTCGAGCGCCTCCCGGGTCCGGACTTTCCCACGGGCGGTGTGATCCTCGGGCGTGAGGGAATTCGGAAGGCCTACGAGACGGGGCGCGGGACGATCCGCATCCGTGCACAGGCGGAGATCGAAGGGCTCTCCGGCGGGCGGTCGCGCATCGTCTTTACGGAAATTCCTTACCAGGTGAACAAGGCGAAGGTGGTAGAACGGATCGCCGAACTCGTCCGCGACAAGGTTCTCGACGGCGTGACGGACGTCCGCGACGAGTCGAGCAAGGGGAAAATCCGCGTCGTCGTGGAGGTCCGAAAAGGTGCCGATCCGCGGGTAATCCTCAACCAGATCTACCGCCACACGGCCTTTCAAACTTCTTTCGGGATCATCTTTCTCGCCCTTGTCGACGGACGACCGGAAATCTTGGGGATCCGCGAACTCCTCCTTCACTACATCGCCCACCAGCGTGAGGTCGTACGTCGGCGAACGGCGCACGACCTCGAGAAGGCGGAAGCGCGCCTTCACATCGTGGAAGGGCTCATGCGCGCCGTCGACCTCGTCGACGTCCTCGTGCACCGGTACGGTCCGATTCGCAGTGCCCGTGACCGTAAGGAGGCTCGGGCGAACCTCTGTGCGCCTACCTTCGTCCTTGAAGGTAGGACGTACGAGATGGGCTTCACGGAGGCCCAAGCCGACGCCATCTTGGACATGCGCTTGGAGCAGCTTACTGGACTTTCCATCGAAAAGTTGGCAGACGAAGAAAGCTCGCTGCGCCGCACGATTTCCGACCTCCGGGCGATCCTCGAATCGCCGGCGCGTCTCGACGAAGTGGTGCGCAAAGAGCTCCTCGACGTGCGGGAGAAATTCGCCGACGAGAGGCGTACGCGGATTCTCGACGAAGACGGTTCGTTTGAGGCTACGGACCTCATTGCCGACGAACCCTTCGTCGTCACGCTCAGCGAAGGGGGGTATCTGCGGCGCACGGATCCGAGCACGTACCGCGCTCAGCGGCGCGGGGGCAAGGGAGTGCTCGGCGTTCGCGTTCGGGAAGACGTGATCGTGCACGTCGTCCACGCGAACGCGCACGACACGCTTCTCTTCTTCACGAACCGCGGCCGCGTGTATCCCCTCCTCGTACACGAGATTCCCGAACAAGGACGGACGACGCGCGGTTCGCACCTCGCCAACTTCCTTCCCCTTGCGCCGGAGGAGCGTGTGACAGCTCTCCTCCCCTACCGCGCTTCCGAACCTGGGGACCTCGTCTTCGCTACCCGGTTGGGGTTCGTAAAGCGCACGCCGGCGGAGGAATTTCGTTCTCTGCGGCGAAGCGGCCTCGTCGCCCTCTCCCTCGAACGGGGTGACGAGCTCGTGGGGGTACGGAAGCTCGGGACGGGGCAAGAAGACGTCCTCCTCGTCACGCAGGGAGGCATGGCCATCCGTTTCCCCGTGCGGGATGTCCGGGAGATGGGGAGGCAGGCGCGCGGGGTTCGCGGCATTCGCCTCAAGGCGGGGGATTTTGTAGTTGCTCTGGAGAACGTCCGCGATGGAGATGAGCTCCTCTTCGCCACAGAACTGGGGTACGGGAAGCGTACGCCTGCGGCGGAGTTCCGCCTTCAAAGTCGCGGTGGCCAGGGGATTCGCGCCGTTTCGCGGCAGGCGGGCTCGCTCGTCGCCGCGGTCGTGGTACGGGAAAACGATGACCTCCTCCTCGTCACCCGGCAGGGACAGGTGATCCGCATGCCCGTGCGCGAGGTTCCCGTGCTCGGTCGGACGGCTCGAGGCGTTCGCCTCGTGCGTTTGGAAGAGGGGGACGCGCTTCAGACTTTGGCCCGCATTCCCGCAGAGGACTGACGCAAGGCGGTGTTTTCCACACACACGACGAAAAGGCGACCCCGAGGAGGGGTCGCCTTTTTCTTTTCTGGCACGGATTTCGGGATGCTGAGAACCCGACCGTTACAATTCGAGCGGAATTTCCTGGACGTTTACGCCGAGCTCTTCGAGTGCGCGCAGCGCGTCTTCGCGGGTGAGCACTTCGGCGTGCCAACGGCTTTCGTTTTCCATGAAGGAAATCCCTTTTCCCTTTACCGTCCGGGCGAGGATGAGGGTTGGCTTTTGCGCGTACCCTACGTTTTCCAACGCGGGGATGAGTTCTTCGAAGGAATGGCCGTCGACGGGGATTACCGACCAGCGAAAGGACTCCCATTTGGCGACGATCGGTTCGAGGGCGACGACCTCCTCCGTATCGCCTCCGTGTTGAAGGCGGTTGCGGTCCACGATGGCCACGAGGTTGTTTAGGCGGAAGTGCCCCGCAGCAAGGGCCGCCTCCCAAACCGCCCCGTCTTGGAGCTCCCCGTCTCCGAGGAGGACGAAGACGCGTACCCCGCTCTTCCGCCGCTTCGCCCCGAGCGCCATGCCCACGGCGACCGCGAGCCCCTGTCCCGGAATTCCCGTGCTCATGTCGATCCCGGGAATTGCACGCATATCAGGAAAGGAAGGGATTCCTTCGGGAGAGCGAGCGAGGAGGTCTTCTAGGGAGAAAAAGCCCCGTTCGGCAAGCGTCGCGTAGAGGGCTACGGCCGCATGGCCTTTAGAAAGGACGAAACGGTCGCGTTCTGGATCGTGGGGACGTTCCGGGTCGACGTGCAAGACGCGGAAGTAGAGGGCCGTGAGGATGTCCACGGCGGAGAGGGCGCCGCCCACGTATCCCTTTCCCTGGCGGAGGAGAAGGCGAATCACGTCTTGACGTACCTTCCGGGCCTTTTCCTCGAGCTCGCGGTAGCCACCCGCTGCCGAAAGCTGCCTGTTACCCGACAACGGAACGCCCCCTTCCTTCGAAGGTCGCGTCGAGTTCTTGGCGGATGGCTTCGAGGCGCGAGGCGAGGATGGCCAACGCGAGCTGGTACGGCATGACGAAGGGGGCATGGGTGATCTTTCCGAGAATCGCCCCTCCCCGCGGTCCCATGTGTTCCAGGAGGACGTGCGCTGTGGAGACAGGCATCGCCTGCGAGAACGAAAGGGAGAGGAATTCCCGTCCGCCTATCCAATCGCGCTTGGGCTGAACGGAAATTTCCGAGATCTGCTCGAGCTTTTCCTTGAGCCACGGGTTGTCCGCGGGCTCCTTAAATTCCACACCTACGGCGTCGGGGCGTTCGTCCTCCAAGGGGAAGAGCTTTACGACGGTATCCGCCATGGCGAGTTGTGGTTCTACGAAGTTGCGGATGTCCCACTGGCGCTTCCGGATCTCTGCGAGGACCTCTTCGACCGTGTACCCGCGGGCTGTGGCGTCGCGCAGGATCTTCCACCGAACCTTGAGCTCTTCGTGCGTGTCGTAGTAGATCTTGAGGTCGTACATGTCTGCAGCGACCTGAAAGAGGAAGGGGTGAAGCCCTTCCACGATCACGTACGGCCGTGGCTCTACCCACACCGGGTCGTCGAAGTCTCCCGTATCGTGGTTGTACACGGGCCGGAGCACCTTCTCGCCCCTGCGCAGGCGGTAGAGGTGGTCGATGAACAACCCGAGGTTGTTTGCCCGCGGGTGAAGGGCGGTGATGTTCACCGCCTTGCGTTCTTGGCGGTTCAGGGAATGGTACCCATCGAGTTCGATGACGCTCACGCGATCGTTCCCGAGGAGCTTTGCAAGTTGGGCTACGAGGGAGCTCTTTCCGGCCCCACTGTCGCCGGCGATGCCGATGAGCACGGGACGAACCGAATGCATCGCGGTCGCCTCCTTCGCGCGTTTCGCGCGGATGTGGAATTGGGCGGACGCAACACCCCTTCACGAGCGGAACGACCGGTGACGGTGGGGGTAGGGAGATTCTGTCCGATCTTTCGATTTCCACTAGATTGACAGAAGGGGAGTATGCACGGAAATTCCGCGTTGTACTAGTACAGAGGTGCGTACACTCCGCTTTATACGGAAATGTATGCGGGGAAGGGGGTACGCGCTCCCGTACCCCCGTTTACCCCCGTTTCTTCGCTCACTCTACCGGACGTACCGCGTAACGCTGCGTAAAGCCCGGCCCTACCGTACGCTCGAGCGTGGACCCGCGTTCTACCTTGGGGCGTTGGACGAGGAAGGTGAGGCGGGTCGTCTGCTTCCCGTAGCTTCGGTCGTAGGCGTTGATCCGGATGTACGCGTCCGGGTGCTCCCGGCGACAGGCTTCGAGTTCCGCCAGAATCGCGTCGCTGTCTTTGGCGTCAAAGAAGGGGATCTTCCACATGTCCCAGTAGACGTTTCGCGGATGGGGGTCGTAGGTGAACTCGATGTTCACGGCCCAGCCGTTTGCGAGGGCGTAGGCGATTTGCTTTTTGATCTCCTCGTCCGTAAGCGGGGGCAAGTACGAAAAGGCTCCGTGTCGAAGCACGAAGTTTCCCACGGCGATCTCCTCCTTCCCGTTCGTAAGGGGTTAGGCCTGCGGTTCGACGAAGTCGGGTGCGTCCGTCGGTTTGAAGTCGAAGCGGACGTCGCCCCAGGTTTCGAGGGCGGCACGAAGCTCGGGAGAGAAACGTGCGGCCTGCTCGAGGATTTCCTGACCTTCCCGGAGGAGATCCCGCCCCTCGTTGCGCGCCTTGATGCTCGCCTCGAGGGCGACGCGGTTGGCCGTGGCGCCCGCCGCAATTCCCATGGGGTGGCCGATGGTTCCGCCGCCGAACTGCAAGACCGCGTCGTCACCGAAGTAGTGCACGAGCGTAGGGATGTGCCCCACGTGCAGGCCTCCCGAGGCTACGGGCATGACGCCCGGCATCGCGCCGTAATCTTGGTCGAAGTAGAGGCCCAGCGTCGGATCGGCCTTGTAGGAGGATTCGCGCAGAACCGTGTAGTACCCTTTCGTGAGGTAGGCGTCCCCCTCGAGCTTGCCGACCACCGTTCCGGCGTGCATGTGGTCCACGCCCGCAAGGCGCATCCACTTCGCGAGGACGCGGAAGGAGATTCCGTGGGTCTTTTGCCGCGTAAACGTGCTGTGCATCGCCCGGTGGAGGTGGAGGAGGACGCCGTTCTTGCGCGCCCACTTCGCCATGGACTGGATCGCCGAAAAGCCGATCGTCAAGTCGATCATGACGATCACGCTGCCGAGTTCCTTGGCGAATTCCGCGCGCTCGTAGATGTCCTCCATGGTGGCGGCGGTCACGTTTACGTAGTGCCCCTTGATCTCTCCGGTTTCCGCCATGGCCTTGTGAACGGCTTCCATGGCGTAAAGGAAGCGGTCGCGCCAGCGGTTGAACGGCTGGGAGTTCGTGTTTTCGTCGTCCTTCGTGAAGTCCAGCCCGCCGCGGAGGGCCTCGTAAATCACGCGGCCGTAGCTTCTGGGGGAGAGCCCGAGCTTGGGCTTAATCGTGGCGCCCAAAAGCGGCCGGCCGAACTTGTTGAGGAGCTCCCGCTCCATGACGATCCCGTGGGGCGGGCCTTGGAAGGTCATCACGTAGGGCAAAGGAAGGCGCAT is a window of Brockia lithotrophica DNA encoding:
- a CDS encoding form I ribulose bisphosphate carboxylase large subunit, producing MSETTRLSAGVKPYAELGYWDPTYEPKDTDVLAVFRLVPQEGVDPIEAAAAVAGESSTATWTVIWTDLLTAYERYQARAYKVEPVPGTDQYLAYIAYNLDLFEEGSIANLVSSIAGNVFGFKAVKALRLEDMRLPLPYVMTFQGPPHGIVMERELLNKFGRPLLGATIKPKLGLSPRSYGRVIYEALRGGLDFTKDDENTNSQPFNRWRDRFLYAMEAVHKAMAETGEIKGHYVNVTAATMEDIYERAEFAKELGSVIVMIDLTIGFSAIQSMAKWARKNGVLLHLHRAMHSTFTRQKTHGISFRVLAKWMRLAGVDHMHAGTVVGKLEGDAYLTKGYYTVLRESSYKADPTLGLYFDQDYGAMPGVMPVASGGLHVGHIPTLVHYFGDDAVLQFGGGTIGHPMGIAAGATANRVALEASIKARNEGRDLLREGQEILEQAARFSPELRAALETWGDVRFDFKPTDAPDFVEPQA
- a CDS encoding ribulose bisphosphate carboxylase small subunit, with amino-acid sequence MGNFVLRHGAFSYLPPLTDEEIKKQIAYALANGWAVNIEFTYDPHPRNVYWDMWKIPFFDAKDSDAILAELEACRREHPDAYIRINAYDRSYGKQTTRLTFLVQRPKVERGSTLERTVGPGFTQRYAVRPVE
- a CDS encoding phosphoribulokinase; translated protein: MHSVRPVLIGIAGDSGAGKSSLVAQLAKLLGNDRVSVIELDGYHSLNRQERKAVNITALHPRANNLGLFIDHLYRLRRGEKVLRPVYNHDTGDFDDPVWVEPRPYVIVEGLHPFLFQVAADMYDLKIYYDTHEELKVRWKILRDATARGYTVEEVLAEIRKRQWDIRNFVEPQLAMADTVVKLFPLEDERPDAVGVEFKEPADNPWLKEKLEQISEISVQPKRDWIGGREFLSLSFSQAMPVSTAHVLLEHMGPRGGAILGKITHAPFVMPYQLALAILASRLEAIRQELDATFEGRGRSVVG
- a CDS encoding transketolase; the encoded protein is MSGNRQLSAAGGYRELEEKARKVRQDVIRLLLRQGKGYVGGALSAVDILTALYFRVLHVDPERPHDPERDRFVLSKGHAAVALYATLAERGFFSLEDLLARSPEGIPSFPDMRAIPGIDMSTGIPGQGLAVAVGMALGAKRRKSGVRVFVLLGDGELQDGAVWEAALAAGHFRLNNLVAIVDRNRLQHGGDTEEVVALEPIVAKWESFRWSVIPVDGHSFEELIPALENVGYAQKPTLILARTVKGKGISFMENESRWHAEVLTREDALRALEELGVNVQEIPLEL
- the gyrA gene encoding DNA gyrase subunit A, giving the protein MALHSRIEPVDIAHEMRQSFLDYAMSVIVSRALPDVRDGLKPVQRRILYDMLEEGLTPDKPYRKSATIVGTVLARYHPHGDAAVYETLVRMAQPFSYRYPLVDGQGNFGSVDGDSAAAMRYTEARLSPLALELLRDIHKDTVDFRDNFDASRKEPVVLPARFPNLIVNGSQGIAVGMATNIPPHNLGEAIDAVLLLMERPDASLAEILERLPGPDFPTGGVILGREGIRKAYETGRGTIRIRAQAEIEGLSGGRSRIVFTEIPYQVNKAKVVERIAELVRDKVLDGVTDVRDESSKGKIRVVVEVRKGADPRVILNQIYRHTAFQTSFGIIFLALVDGRPEILGIRELLLHYIAHQREVVRRRTAHDLEKAEARLHIVEGLMRAVDLVDVLVHRYGPIRSARDRKEARANLCAPTFVLEGRTYEMGFTEAQADAILDMRLEQLTGLSIEKLADEESSLRRTISDLRAILESPARLDEVVRKELLDVREKFADERRTRILDEDGSFEATDLIADEPFVVTLSEGGYLRRTDPSTYRAQRRGGKGVLGVRVREDVIVHVVHANAHDTLLFFTNRGRVYPLLVHEIPEQGRTTRGSHLANFLPLAPEERVTALLPYRASEPGDLVFATRLGFVKRTPAEEFRSLRRSGLVALSLERGDELVGVRKLGTGQEDVLLVTQGGMAIRFPVRDVREMGRQARGVRGIRLKAGDFVVALENVRDGDELLFATELGYGKRTPAAEFRLQSRGGQGIRAVSRQAGSLVAAVVVRENDDLLLVTRQGQVIRMPVREVPVLGRTARGVRLVRLEEGDALQTLARIPAED